The Gemmatimonadota bacterium genomic sequence CGGCGTGGTGGCAGAACAGGAATTGCCGTTTCTGGGCGTGTATCGTCTGCCTGTAGGCGAATCAGAGCCCGTTCTTTTGATTGACGATTTTGAACGCCCCAATGGGTTGGCGATAACAGCCGATGAAAAGACCCTGTACGTCGATGACACGCAGCGGGGACATATTCGCGCATTTGATGTGCAGGATGATGGCTCTCTCGCAAATGGCAGAGTATTGGCGGAACTGAAAGGCGATGAAGATGGCGCACCCGATGGCATGAAGCTGGATCGCAATGGGAATATTTACTGCACGGGACCTGGGGCTGTGTGGGTGTTTAATCCCGCGGGTGACCTTCTTGGGAAAATTAGACTGCCTCTTCCCGCTGCCAATTTGAACTGGGGCGGCGAAGATCGGAAGACGTTGTTTTTTACAGCGCGAACGGATGTTTATCGCGTGGCGTGCAAAGTGGGAGGATAGATATGAAGATCACAGCAATCAAGACGTTTATGGCGAGCATGGGGCAGCGGTCTCGTGCGCTGGTGAAGGTCGAAACTGACGAAGGCATTTACGGATGGGGAGAGTGCTATAGCCCCGGTCCCGATCTGGCAATTGGTCCAACGATGGATTATATTTTTCAACTGGTTAAAGGCGAAGATCCGCGGCGGATTGAGTATATCATGCTCAAGCTGTTTCAGCAGTTCAGATTTCCACCCGGAGCAATAGGCCTTTCCGCTATGTCGGGTCTGGACCACGCGCTGTGGGATATCAGTGGCAAAGCTGCGGGATTGCCGGTTTATATGCTGTTGGGCGGTGCTGTGCGCGATCGCATTCAGGTTTATCGGAGTGTCGGTGGAAAAGACGGCAGGGAAGCAGCAAGAGTTGCGCGCCAGCTAAATGAAGATCACGGCATTACGGCATTTAAGACCAGTCCGTTTCGCCTGGATCCCAGTGCGGATCGGTGGGGTCGGGTATGCGCGGCTGCCGCCGATTATTTCGAGGCATTGCGAAAGTATTCAGATGACAATTGGGAATTTGCATTTGATCCACATGCCAAAATTTTTGAGCCAATTCGCGCATTGCAACTAGCCAACGCCCTTGCCCCTTACGATCCACTTTTTTATGAAGAACCGTTAAGGCCCGAGAACAGCGATGCGTGGGCGCGCTTGCGTTCACAAATGCAGGTGCCGCTGGCAACGGGTGAATCTCTGTACACGAAGTTTGAGTTTTTGGATTTGATGTCGAAAGATGGCGCGGATATTATTCAGCCAGACATTTGTATATGCGGTGGGTTGTTGGAGATGCGAAAGATCGCTGCGATTGCACAGGCGCATTATGTGTCGGTGGCACCGCACAATCCGATGGGACCATTGGCTACAGCGGTCAATGTCCAATTTGCCGCTGCCACGCCCAATTTCAAAATTCTGGAATATCACCTGCCCGATGAAAACAATGCCCTGAACTGGTTGGACGAACCCTATTGGCCCGTGGATGGATATTTGGAACTGAGGCCAGACCGCCCCGGTTTGGGTGTGGAAGTGAATGAAGAAGTCATCAGGGCTGGTGAATACGTCCACTGGGAACGGGGGAGTACTAAAGCGCCTGATGGTTCGACGAATTATATTTAAAAGAGGAGGGCGAAATGACACCAGAAGAAAGGTTTATGTTTGACCTCGAGGGATATCTGGTCATCAAAAATGTGTTGACGCCCGAGGCAGTCAAACGGCTCAATGAAGTCGCTGATGCGACATTTGTGCGCGATTACGACGATCCGGGTAAGGACTCAAAGGGGCGAGTTGGTCGCCGACAAGTGGGGCGCGTGTCTGCATGGTCGCCAGAGACACAGGCTCTGATCGATCACCCGCGTATTTTGCCGTATTTAATTGAATTGCTCGGTCCAGCTTTTCGGCTCGATCACGACTATTGCATCTTTATGAGACCGGGGGCTGCATGTGGTCGTCTGCACGGTGCGCCCGGCGGGCATACGGGCAGTCAGCGCAAGTACCTGTATATAGAAGGTGAGATGCTGAATGGGTTGAGTGTGGTGACGTTCTTTTTGGCCGATGCAAAGGCAGGAGATGGTGGCTTTACGTGTATTCCCGGAAGCCATAAGACCAATTTTGGCCAAAATGTGCCACCCGAAGTGCGAAATTTTGAACGCGTTCCCGATTATATGGTTCAACCAGAAGTGGAAGCAGGCGATGCGCTGATTTTTACAGAGGCGCTGATGCACGGCACGATGCCTTGGAGAGCAGGCCATGAACGCCGCGCATTTCTGTATAAATACGCGCCGGGCCATCTGGCATATTCCAATAAGTTTTACAATGCAGATGATTATACCAACCCATCAGATCAACAGCGGCGTATCTTAACGCCGCCATCTGCAGGAAGACGACCATCTGTGGTGGAGGGAGTGTGATCCGCAGAAAAAAACGCGAGTGAGCGGTGTACAACTGGCCGCCTATCAGGCCAGTTCATTTGAGCGTTTTTCGCAGATACACACAGATAAATGGGAGGGGCGAAAAACCTTTCGCCCGTTGTGAAGGGAGATTCTATGAATATTGTTCTCATTATTATTGATACGATGCGCTACGACTATATTGGTGCTAATGGAAATGACTGGATTGAAACGCCCAATCTCGATCGCTTGGCCGCACAGTCGTGGTGTTTTGACCGCGCTTTTGCCGCCAGCTTTCCCACGATTCCCTATCGCACGGATGTTATGACCGGAAAATACGGCAGCCCCTTCCACACCTGGAAACCCTTGCCTTTTGACACGCGGTCTCTTCCCTCGGTGCTGGGCGAAGCGGGATACGCGACACAACTCATTCACGATACGCCTCATCTCGTCAACGGTGGGCACGCATTTGATTATCCCTTCCACACCTGGACATTTATTCGCGGGGCAGAGGTTGACCGCGCCTGGATGGACGATGAAGCGCAGTGGCCGAGCAATTGGAGCAGAGATCCCTTATTCGATGTTCTGGGCAAAGACGCGGATCTGACAAAACACAATTACACGTATGCCCGTACCAATCGGGGACGCACAAATTTAGACGATTGGAATTGCGCGAAGTTATTCAATACCGCAGCCCAATTCTTGCGGGACAATGCGCGGCGGGAAAATTTCTTTCTCTGGATTGACTGCTTTGATCCCCACGAACCGTGGGACGTGCCTCCGGCCTTTATGCTGAAATACGACAAGACCCCCGGTTACGATGGGCGGCTTGATCCCCGCGCTTTTCAAGGCGGAGGACGCAATAACCCCAATTTGCCCGATGAAGCCAAAGCGCGCCTCAAAGCGAGTTATGCCGCCAAAGTTACGTGGATGGACCACTGCTTCGGGCGGTTTCTCGAGGCTTTCGACGCCACGGGATTGAGCAAAAATACCGCGATCATAATTGCTGGGGATCACGGTACTAATGTAGGTGAGCGCGGGCGCTTTGGCAAGTACGCGCCTGTGTACGAGCAGGAGATTCACATTCCGCTTATTATCAAAACTCCTGATGGCGACGCGGGACGCAGTTCAGCTATTTTTCAACCCCAGGATTTTTTCGCTACTGTTGCCAACTTGACCGGTGCGCCAATTCCGGGAGAGATAGACAGCCAGGATATCCTCACCGCCGCACGGGAAGGGAGTGCGGGAATGCGACAACTCGCGCTTGCTGGCACTGCCCGGGGGTGGGCACCACAGCGCGGATTTTTCACTGTGTTCGACCAGGACGGGTACCTGGAATGGCAACCCGAAGCAGAAGACTGCATGCTCACGCCTTATGGTTCGCTGGACAACACGGCGGCAGAATATCCCGATCGCGTCCAGAATCTGCATGCCGCTGGTCTTTCTGAACTCGAGCGCCGGGGAGCTGATCCACTCTTGATCGACTGGCTCAAAAATGGTGCAGAGGGCCAGGTGCCCGAGAATTGTCGCCTTTTCGATGGCTGGCCCGGGCCAGAAGGGTTTCAGACGTATTTTGCAAGAGCTTATGGCGGTGCGTGATTTACCTGGCAATAAAAAATATCACGTCTTTGGCGACTTTTTCTTTTGTATGCAAATCCGTCACTGCCACCTCTAATTCATAGCGCCCCGCCTCTGATCCCTTTACGTCAATCTCCAGATAATTGTACTCTGTTTTCTGCGTGCCTGTTTGTTCGTAAGAAATCGTTACCACTTTCTTTTGTTCAATACCCAGGAGTTTTCCGACCGCGCGCAAAATTGTCACGGCCAGGGGTTTACCTTTGCGGGGTGATATTTGGTAATCCATCTGGTAGCGCGTTTGACCCAATTCGTCGTGTGTCAACCCATAGACTTCGTAATAAATTGTCACGGGTTGTCCGGGCAAATAGGTTTTGGATGGCATAGGTACGACTTTGTGTCCACCTTTTACTTTTGTGGAAGGGTCTTCTACCACCAGACCGGCCATCTCGATGTCGGAAAGCATCAGCGAAGGACCTGTATATGGCTCCACTGTCAGCGACCGGGTATATGCGCCTCGCAGGTTGCCTTTCGGGCTGCGTACCTCTACCCCCAGGTGATAGTTGCCCGGCGGTAGATTGAGGGCGATTTGATCAACGGCGAGATCGCCCGCTCCCAGCGAATCTGTCGCATCTACCGCAAAAGGCAGGGGTGCCATCTTGCGATAGACGGGTCTCCAGGTGCTGTCAAATAACGCAATGCCCCGTTCCAAAATACCGGTTGCCTGTACGCTGTCTGGCAAATTGGCAAGGGGTACGCCGTAATACACTTCCATGCGGCTGTGCTCGTTTTTTCCCTGGAAATCGACCGCGTCGAAATGGAAATTCAATACATCATCAAAGGGCGGCATGAGATCTGCCTGCGCTTGAATGGCCGATGCCACCTGCCGGTCCGGCCGTCGGTCTGTCCACAGCGCCATGTTGAAGTGCGATTCGCTGCGGCCCTGTGGGATATCGGGATAGATGTAGTTCCCTTTCCGATCTAAAGCTGTGAATACCACTTCAATTCCCCCGGCGACATCCGGATAAATCCAGTATTCCCAGCGCGTGCCGCTATCGATGGGATAGAGCGGATAGCCCCGCACCGTCTTATCGCTCGCACCCCGATCATAGCCGCTGAGTTCCACTGTGGGCTGGTAGCGGTCAGTGCTTACCTGGTTATAAGATGTGGCACCAAAACGGGAGCGGTTGGGGTTCAATTCAAAGTCTATTGCCTCAAAATCGTTTACAGTGACCTCAAGCCCGTATTCATCCTGGATCGCCACATCTTGCAGAGATGTCCGCAACCTGCCCATCCGCGCGATTATCTCTTTGCGACCATCTACTGGAATGCCCAGCCACAGCCGCTCCTTGACCCGCACGACATCGGGGTCCGTCTCATAGCGCACATTGCCCGAACGGCTTTTGTGCGCGGGTTCTCCATAGCGAATATAAATTTCTCCGCGCCTGTCCCACGGCTTGCGCCCGGTTGAAAAATGCTGCATCGCATATAGCACCCTACGATAGTGCTCTACCAGACGCTCGTTGCCCGGCGTGGCTGGCGTGGGGTCTCGGCGCTGCCAGAACATCCGCACAAAGTCCGGTTGCTGCTCGGGCGGCAATGCCTCGTAAGTGGCAGTCTCTTTCAGGGTCGCAATAAGGCGGATGTCTTGCAGAAGTCCGCGCGTGTCGTCATCTACGGTGCGCAAATACTCGGCCATCACCTTTTGCGCTTCTCCTGTTTGTCCCATCAGTTGATACACACCCAGGAGCAGAGGAAGGCATTCTTCGCGCAGTTCGGGCCGCGTGTCCATCAGTTCGCGCCACACATGCGTCGCCCTTGCGCGTTGTCCCCGTTTCAACCATATTCGCCCCAGATCGAATCGCGCGCGCGCGTGCATCGGGTTTACCACAATCTGTCGGGTATAGGCTTTCTCGGCAGCTTCGATCTTGCCCTCGCGTTCAAACACCCGCCCGAGCAAATACAGCAACTCAGGGTGATGGGTATAGGCTTCAATGGCCTCTTTCAAGGCGTCTTCCGCTCGCTGTTTACCCCCGAGCAAGCGGGCAAGCGCGCGGTTGACCTGCGCGGTTTTCCAGTCGGGACGAAGGGCGAGAGCCTGACCATAAGCCGTCACGGCTTCGTCCCACCGCTTGCGTCCCATGTGGGATATTCCCACACCGTTGTACACTTCGGGCAATACTCCGCCTGAGTTCAATGCCGAGTTAAATGTCCGTTCCGCATAGGGTAAGTTGCTCGCAAACAAATAGGCATATCCCTGCGCGGCTTGTCCCATTAAATCTTTTCCATCTTCATCGAGGAGTTCCTCAAGCACCGCCAGGGCATCTCTTGCCATTGCTGTATCTGGCAGCACCTGTCGAGCTGTATAGCGCGGGTCGAGATGCTTTGCCATTTCTTTGCGCCTGCCCATGGCCGTGATTATCGCCCCGTTCAGGTTGGGAGGTGCACCAAAACCGAACAGTGGATTGTAATACGACCGCGCCACGATTGGATTGCGATCCATCCAGAATCCATAGAGGAATGCCGCGCGGTCTGCGCGTCCCAGGCCAGTATATACGGTTTCAACCTCAGACCTACCAAATCGTTTTAATAAGTGCTGCGCTGTTTTTGCACGCTGGTCGTCAAAGCCAGAAGCCGGAACGAGTGCGTCGCCCAGTATTTCAAATTTTCGGGCCGATACGAGCGTATCCCTCCCCGCCGCGACCTGAACCCGCAACGTGTATGTTCCCGGCAGAAGTTCACGAGTGGGAATGCCTTCGGCGAATTTGACTTCACCCCGATACCCGGGAAATGACCGCTGATCGCGCCAGAGGCGATGTCCGTATCGGTCTTCTATCTGCATCTCAATCCGGTGGCTCTGATAGCCCAGATAATACACCTCAAAATACAGGTAGAGCGGTGTCCCTCGCTGATATTGCCGCGCTGGATTGGGCAGGATCAAGCGCCCGTTTTTTCGAAACATCTCAAGAGCTTCTCCAGCTCCCTGTGGATTGAATCCGGAAGACAGGTACAGATCGCTCATGCCTATTTTCCCGGGATCGTAAGCGGGTACATCGAGAGAAAATACCGCCAATCCCGCCCGGTCGGCCTGCAAGTCGCTCAGGGTCAGTTCCCCGCGATAGCGACCTGTGGGCAGGCGCACCTGTACCATGTCATATACCATGCGGTCTGTATCGACGGTGGCTTCCAGCGATTCGGCTGTCAGCCTGCTTTCTGCCTCCACCTGCTGCACAACGTCTCCGGCATCGTTTAAGACCCGCAGCGAGGGCTTGTACCGCGCGAGATAAATCCCCGAATTTTGGCGCAAAAATGCAAATTGCGCCACGGGGAACCGCAGGGTAACTTCTTCGAATCCCTCGCGGCCCCGATATAGAAAACTGCACACATCAATCTCAAAAGCTATGGATCCTTCTCCGCGCGGCGGGAGATCCATCTCGCTGGCGTGTATTTCACAAACTGCGACTATTAAACTCAAAAATATCGTCGCGATACGCATAGTATTCCTCTTTGGATTTAGACAGGTGCGTTCACGCGCACGGTTACGATATCCGTGTCGTGATATTGCTGGTGGCGCACAGACGACGCGAGATGCTGCAACAGCCGAAGTGAAATTTCTCGCTCACTGGACAATTCATCCGTCTGTGCATTGAGTAGCGCGAGTCGATCCTGAAGATTTTCCTTTCCGGGTGCGATAACGAACTCGAGGACTGCGTCGCCTTCTTCTCTGTACGCGGTAAGGCGCAAGCGCCGTCGGTCGCGTTCTTCTTCATCTTGCGGGATGAGTGTCAGCAATGTCTCCTCAGCGGCAGCGTCCAGACGGTTCGACATTGCCGTGTCCCAGCCGTTGCGGGATGTAAATGCGCCGAGAAAGTCGCTGATTTTTGGCAGGGCGGAGATATCGAACTCTGTTTCTATCCGACTGCGGCGAGGTTCTGTTAGTTCCACGAATATGGTCATGAGGATGGCTGTGAAACCGCCCGCGCTCATTCCATTCTGCAACAGACCGCCTGCAAATTCCGAGATGTATTCGGGAAATATCAGGCCGCTCTGGAAACCAACACCGACAAAGAACGCGATGCCGACAATCATGCCGTTGCGATAGTCGATTCCATCCTGGACGACTATCTTCAGGCCGACTACGAAGAGCGCTGATAGCAGTACGGTGAGATAAGCCGCGATGACGGGACCTGGTATCGCCAGGATTGAGGCGAGTACTTTCGGAAGAAACGCCATCGCAATGAACACTGCCCCGGTGGCAACCCCGACGCTGCGGGCGCCGACCCCGGTGAGTTCGGTCACCGATACACCCACTGTATAGGCTGTGTTTGGCATTGTTCCCGCGAGACCGGAAATCAGAGTGCTCATACCATCTACGGTTAACGCACCCTGCACTGTCCGAAAATCCACTGCCCGGCTCTGGCGCCACGATATGCGCTGGATGGCGATGGCACTGCTGATCGTTCGGATGGTATTGATTACGGCGACGAGCAAGAATGCCGGAAGCAGTGCCCAGAATGTCGGTCCAAAATCGAGATCAAAGCCCGGCCATTCGTTCGTCGGTATGCCGATCCACGAAGCCGAGGCGACGCGGTCTGTGTCGTATAGACCGAAGAAGCCGCCAATTACTGAGCCAGCGACGACGCCGATGACCGGTGCCCACAGACGCAACGCTCCTGTCGCCTTTAGCGCGGTGCCGCTGATGATGATGATTGTTGCAAGCGCACTCAGCGGAGCAGATAGGACCGGGGTTCCGGGTGGTGTGGCCGACAGCAGGTTCAAGATGGCTGGCATTACCGTGATGGGTATCAGCATGATAACTGTTCCCGCCACAGTAGGGGTTAAGAGGCGCTGGAACAGCGAAAGCCGATGGGAAAGTACAAGGGGGACGAGCGATGTGATGACGACCAGGGTGGCGAGCATCGCCGGACCGCCTTCGGCAACGGCTGTGATGCAGACCGCGATAAAGGCCGCAGAAGGTCCCATAGCGAGTATGTAACCCATGCCGATCCGGCCGATGCGGACCGATTGCAGGATTGTGGCTGCGCCGCCGACCGCGACAGCGGTAAACACTGCCCACGATAGATAGGCTTCGGTCGCACCCGCAGCGCGCATCACGACTGTTGGGATCAATATGATGCCGGCTATACTGAGGACGGCGATTTGGAAGCCAAGGCCAAGGGAGAGAGGGGCCGAGAGCCTGTCGTCGGGCTGGTAGCGGATGCGTGAGGATCCGCCGGGGTTATTGGTGCTCATTGTGAAGTGTGAAGTATGAAGTGTGAAGTGTGAAAGGTTGAATAAGCGGAACCGTCATCAAATCCCCATAAACCAACAGGCCCCGAATTTCCATCCAGGGCCTGTTCTTTAAGAAGCGTACGTTCTCCGGCTGGAGAGGATTTTAGCCAGCTGCGTCCAGCCGCTCGACCAACTCCTGTACGCTTTTGACATCACCGCAATCTTCAAGCGTAAATTCAACGTTGAATTCCTGTGCGACTACTTTCGCGAACGCGACGAGATCTACAGAGGAAATTCCGGCCTCCTGGAGGCTGATGTCCAGATCATCGGGCAACTCAATTGGCTGTCCATCGACTTCCAAATTTTCCGCGATGAGGTTTCTGATACGTTCTGCGGTTGAAGCCATTGTTACTCTCCTTTCGTAAGGTAGATGGTTTGAACCGAAAAGATAGTGTTCGGCAGGCGTAAAGTCAAATTTTTTTTCAGGTCGTTTTGGCTATTGAATCCAGTAGTGCTGGTGCTGGAATGGATAGCTCGGCAGCGAGATGCGGCGGCGCGTTTCTCCCGCAAATAGCCCGGGAAATGATACCGAAAGTCCCGCTTCATAAGCTTTTGCTACTGCTTCTATAAAACCGTTGTCTCCCAGACTCGACAATACAACGGGTGGATTCGCGTCGCCTTCTATCGGTCCCGGCACCGCACTCGGGCCGATCTCGATGAGTACATTGACTCCCAGGTTCACAAGCTTCTTCGCGCATTTGTCCAATGCCGCCGGTTCCTGTGCTTGCCGACGCCAATACGCCGCGTCGAGGACTTCGACGCCCCCTGTCACACTGCTCACAAGGACCAGAGATGGCGATGCGATTGTGACGTCTGTGAGGGTGGCTTCCAGACTGTCCGTGTCCCATTCCAGCGCAACCCGCAAGCCATCCTCCAGGCTAAAGACGCCCGCCGCCTGTGCCGCTGCAATTTCCCCTATACCGTGCCCGACCACCACGCTGGGCTGAATCCCCACGCTTGACCACAGTGCCGTAAGCGCGGATCCCATTGCATAGATGGCAGGCAGGTCAGATAGATCACCGGTCTGACCGAACATCGCGTCCAGCAACGAGGTGTCCCGCTCTTCCCGAATTACTTTGTCGCAGCGATCCAGAACGGCTCGGACTACTGGCTCGCTTTCGTAGAGGTCTTTCCCCATGCCGATCCACTGGCTACCCTGTCCGGTGTACGCGAAGGCGATTTTTGTCGCTGTGCGCGGTTCCGGTCTTTCTCCTGTTTCTGAGAGTGCCTGTAGTTTTTCTCGTAGAGACGCAACATCCTGGAATACGATGCCCGCGCGGTGGTCGAAATGGCTGCGTCCCACACCCGCTGTCCACGCCATGTCGGCAAGCAGGTCCACATCTTCGGAGGCAAGCTCTTCAAGCCAGGACAGATAGCGTTCTGTCAGATCCCGGAGAGCTTCATCGGATTTCCCCGATAGGGGCAGGAGCCGCGTCTGGCGCAGAGCAAACGCTTCTTCCTCGTCTGGGAGATCCAGAACGGATAGGGAAACGGGTTGTGCTGAACCCACAGGTGTTGTATCCGGGCTGTCATACCCCTCTACGACAACATGTGCGTTCGTGCCCGATATCCCGAAGGCGCTTACCCCGGCCCGCGGCGGTCGGTCGGGATGGCTCGGCCAGTCCGTCAATTCGGAAGTCACCTGTACCGGCAACCGATCCCAGTCTATATGCGGACTCGGATTCTCAAAGTTCAGGTGCTTCGGTATCTTTCCTCGCTTCATCGCCAGCACTGCCTTGATCAGAGCCGCAACCCCGGCAGCTGGCTCCAGGTGGCCGATATTGGTCTTCACTGAGCCGATCAAAAGCGGGCGGTCTGCTTCGCGGCCCTTGCCGTAAACAGTAGCCGCTGCCTGAACTTCGATCGGATCGCCCAACTCCGACCCTCCTCCGTGGGCTTCCAGATAATCTACTTCTGATGGGGCAACGCCCGCTCGCGACAGCGCTTCTTCGATCACCCGCTCCTGTGCCGGTCCATTTGGCACGGTGGGTCCTGCGCTGGCTCCGTTCTGGTTGACCGCAGACCCGCGGATCACGCCCCAGATGCGGTCGCCGTCGGCTTCTGCCTCGCTCAGCCGCTTGAGGACGACTATCCCGCAGCCCTCGCCGCGCGTGAAGCCGTCTGCAGAGGCATCGAAGGGCCTGCCCTGCCCCTCTCGTGACAACATGCCCAGGTCCGCCATTTCTCTGGTTAAATCAGGTGATAAAACTGCGTGTGTCCCTCCAACCAGAGCCATATCTACTTCGCCCTGCCGCAAACCCATCACTGCCTGGTGTACCGCGACCAGTGATGACGCGCAGTTGAGTTCCACCGGTATCGTCGGTCCCTCCAGACCAAGGAGGAAAGCAATTCGCCCGACCGTCATGCTCGCGGCAGTGCCCAGATAACTGATGCCGTAGTCGCTGGCAGTCATCAGGTCCCGGTATTCGCTGGTGGCGATGCCGGCATATAGCCCGGTGCGGCTGCCCTTCAATTCGTCTGGATCCATCCCCGCATCCTCGAGCGCTTGCCAGGTCGTCTCCAGCATCATGCGTTGCCGCGGATCCATAATGCGCGCCTCAATCGGCGAAATCCGAAAGAATCTCGCGTCAAATTGATCAATGCCCTCCACAAATCCGCCCCGGCGATAAGCTGCGTACTGGGGTGGAAGGTCTTTGGCGAGATTGTTCCATGAACCGGGATCCTGGCGTCCGTCGGTCACCGCGTCTTTGCCGTTTTCGAGCAGGTGCCAGAAGGTGGAAAGATCCGGAGCGCCGGGGAAGTGGCACGCCATGCCCACGATTGCAATACCGTCGTCCTCGCGCTGCACTGCCGTCTGCGGTTCTGGCTCGGGTTGCACCTGAGGCTGAGGGGCGGGCGCATCGCTGACTTCGCCGAGTTCCTCGACCAGATGGCGGGCGAGACTGGCGATGTCCGGGTAGTCAAATACCACGGTGTTGGGGACCACGTACTCATCGGCAAATGCCCGGTTCAGACGATTCCGCAACTCTACCGCCATCAGTGAGTCCATTCCCAAATCGAAAAATCCCACTGTGGGTTCCGGCGCTGTCGGCAACCTCAGCACTGCCTGTACCTCCTGCTGCAGGAAGGATACAAGCAGGTCCTCGGGTGCCGCTGCAGGTGCCTCTCGCAGTTGGGAAAGCAGGTCCTTTGACGAGGCCGAGGCGTCGGCTTCGTCGTCCGCATCGGCGGACAGCAAGTCCTCCAGGAAGGGAGGACGATCTTCGACCGCCTCTTCGAACACTGACCAGTCCATCGACATCACCACGGAAGTCGTGGCGTCCTGACGCACCAGTTGATCGAATGCCCGGATACCCTGTTGCGGGGTAAACCAGCGGCCGCCAAGCGCTGACCGCTGTTGGTCAATCCGCTCCCGCTGTTCCGCTGCTTCGCCGATCTCCGACCACGCTCCCCAGGCAATGGCCTGTCCGGGTAGCCCCATCGCGCGGCGGTGCCCGGCGAGTTGGTCCAGAAATGCATTGGCTGAGGCGTGGTTCGCCTGTCCCGGATTGCCCATGACGCCAACCCGGCTCGAGAAGAGGACAAACATGTCCAGGTCGCGATCCAAAGTCGCCCGATGCAGATGCCATGCGCCCAGTATCTTTGGCCAGAGCACGGTTTCGAATCGCTCCCAACTCTGGTTGGTCAGCGCGCCGTCCGACAGCACGCCCACGCTGTGGATCACGCCTCCGAGCGGCGGTAGCGTCTCATCTATCCGCGCCATCATCTCATCTATTGCGTCGGCATCTGTCACGTCTGCGATCTCTACCTGCACTTTCACGCCGCGTTCTCGCAGCCTGCGGATCACCTCCTCAGCCTCGGGGTCCGGTGCCCGGCGCCCGTTTAGCGCAATTGCGCCCGCACCGCGATCCGCCAGCCAGTCTGCTACGGCGCATCCGATCCCACCCAGACCGCCGGTCACCAGATAGGTGCGGTCCTGTCGCAACTTGCCTTTCAGGATCGGTGGCGTTGTTACGACGATTTTTCCTATGTGCCGGGCGGCGCGCATGAAGCTCAGCGCGGCTCCGGCTTCGGCGAGCGGCCACCTGCTGTGGGTGATCGTTTTCAGTTCTCTCGACGAAAGGCGCGCCATCACGTCCCGCAGGACTCTTCCCACCCACGCCGGATCGGTTTTTTTCAGAACATCCAGTTCCAGGATGTCGTAGGCCACATCCGGACGTACAGCCGCCATCTCTTCCTCGC encodes the following:
- a CDS encoding GWxTD domain-containing protein, translated to MRIATIFLSLIVAVCEIHASEMDLPPRGEGSIAFEIDVCSFLYRGREGFEEVTLRFPVAQFAFLRQNSGIYLARYKPSLRVLNDAGDVVQQVEAESRLTAESLEATVDTDRMVYDMVQVRLPTGRYRGELTLSDLQADRAGLAVFSLDVPAYDPGKIGMSDLYLSSGFNPQGAGEALEMFRKNGRLILPNPARQYQRGTPLYLYFEVYYLGYQSHRIEMQIEDRYGHRLWRDQRSFPGYRGEVKFAEGIPTRELLPGTYTLRVQVAAGRDTLVSARKFEILGDALVPASGFDDQRAKTAQHLLKRFGRSEVETVYTGLGRADRAAFLYGFWMDRNPIVARSYYNPLFGFGAPPNLNGAIITAMGRRKEMAKHLDPRYTARQVLPDTAMARDALAVLEELLDEDGKDLMGQAAQGYAYLFASNLPYAERTFNSALNSGGVLPEVYNGVGISHMGRKRWDEAVTAYGQALALRPDWKTAQVNRALARLLGGKQRAEDALKEAIEAYTHHPELLYLLGRVFEREGKIEAAEKAYTRQIVVNPMHARARFDLGRIWLKRGQRARATHVWRELMDTRPELREECLPLLLGVYQLMGQTGEAQKVMAEYLRTVDDDTRGLLQDIRLIATLKETATYEALPPEQQPDFVRMFWQRRDPTPATPGNERLVEHYRRVLYAMQHFSTGRKPWDRRGEIYIRYGEPAHKSRSGNVRYETDPDVVRVKERLWLGIPVDGRKEIIARMGRLRTSLQDVAIQDEYGLEVTVNDFEAIDFELNPNRSRFGATSYNQVSTDRYQPTVELSGYDRGASDKTVRGYPLYPIDSGTRWEYWIYPDVAGGIEVVFTALDRKGNYIYPDIPQGRSESHFNMALWTDRRPDRQVASAIQAQADLMPPFDDVLNFHFDAVDFQGKNEHSRMEVYYGVPLANLPDSVQATGILERGIALFDSTWRPVYRKMAPLPFAVDATDSLGAGDLAVDQIALNLPPGNYHLGVEVRSPKGNLRGAYTRSLTVEPYTGPSLMLSDIEMAGLVVEDPSTKVKGGHKVVPMPSKTYLPGQPVTIYYEVYGLTHDELGQTRYQMDYQISPRKGKPLAVTILRAVGKLLGIEQKKVVTISYEQTGTQKTEYNYLEIDVKGSEAGRYELEVAVTDLHTKEKVAKDVIFFIAR
- a CDS encoding acyl carrier protein — protein: MASTAERIRNLIAENLEVDGQPIELPDDLDISLQEAGISSVDLVAFAKVVAQEFNVEFTLEDCGDVKSVQELVERLDAAG